A genomic region of Canis aureus isolate CA01 chromosome 16, VMU_Caureus_v.1.0, whole genome shotgun sequence contains the following coding sequences:
- the ERLN gene encoding endoregulin has protein sequence MGSGQGHLAIPTPFPPNSCFKSGCGSGTQSVGPTGLPYWPTLRTQEPKQQNQVYVDKLIKQKHMWNDEFWENPWDQGGLAVIGLFIVTILSLVMFAIVFGFLSPAENTNQCEEL, from the exons ATGGGGTCTGGTCAGGGCCACTTGGCAATACCAACACCTTTTCCTCCCAACAGCTGCTTCAAGTCCGGGTGTGGCTCGGGCACCCAGAGCGTGGGGCCTACAGGATTACCCTACTGGCCCACTCTAAGGACACAGGAGCCGAAACAGCAGAATCAG GTCTACGTAGACAAGCTGATAAAGCAGAAGCACATGTGGAATGATGAATTCTGGGAGAACCCCTGGGACCAGGGAGGCCTAGCAGTGATCGGCTTATTCATCGTCACGATCCTGTCTCTTGTTATGTTTGCAATCGTATTTGGTTTCTTAAGTCCGGCTGAGAACACCAACCAGTGTGAAGAGCTGTGA